In the genome of Syngnathoides biaculeatus isolate LvHL_M chromosome 14, ASM1980259v1, whole genome shotgun sequence, one region contains:
- the zic2a gene encoding zinc finger protein ZIC 2a has protein sequence MLLDAGHQFPGLGSFGRHHPAAGDVQERDLSLAQNSFADPTAHMGAFKLNHELSPPGQSSAFSSQAPGGYPPAALGAHVSPYAGSPFNSTRDFLFRGRGGFGEGSAAAAAGGQHALFGPAGGALHPAHHHADGPQGHILFPGIHEQHGSHAAAGNVLNGQMRLGLAGEVFGRSEQYHHHHHHHHQVSSPRADAYNQYGSVNVNVHAAAAAAAAAAAHHHHHHHHPGAFFRYMRQQCIKQELICKWIEPEQLSEPKKCCNKTFSTMHELVTHVSVEHVGGPEQTNHVCFWEECPRDSKPFKAKYKLVNHIRVHTGEKPFPCPFPGCGKVFARSENLKIHKRTHTGEKPFQCEFEGCDRRFANSSDRKKHMHVHTSDKPYLCKMCDKSYTHPSSLRKHMKVHESSPSTSDSSPAASSGYESSTPPGLVSPATESQSNTTLSPASAVHGGAGHGGLSSNFSEWYV, from the exons ATGCTGCTGGACGCGGGCCACCAGTTCCCCGGCCTGGGCTCGTTCGGCCGCCACCACCCGGCGGCCGGCGACGTCCAGGAGCGAGACCTGAGCCTGGCCCAGAACTCCTTCGCGGACCCGACGGCCCACATGGGCGCCTTCAAGCTCAACCACGAGCTGTCCCCGCCGGGCCAGAGTTCCGCCTTCAGCAGCCAGGCGCCCGGCGGCTACCCGCCGGCGGCCCTGGGCGCGCACGTCTCGCCGTACGCGGGCTCCCCGTTCAACTCGACGCGGGACTTCCTGTTTCGCGGCCGCGGAGGCTTCGGCGAgggctcggcggcggcggcggcggggggccAGCACGCGCTCTTCGGCCCCGCGGGGGGCGCCCTGCACCCCGCGCACCACCACGCCGACGGGCCGCAGGGCCACATCTTGTTCCCGGGCATCCACGAGCAGCACGGCTCCCACGCGGCGGCCGGCAACGTGCTCAACGGGCAGATGCGGCTGGGCTTGGCGGGGGAGGTGTTCGGCCGCTCCGAGCAgtaccaccatcaccaccaccatcaccaccaggTGTCCAGTCCCCGGGCCGACGCCTACAACCAGTACGGCTCCGTCAACGTCAACGTgcacgcggcggcggcggcggcagcggcggcggcggcgcaccaccaccaccaccaccaccacccgggCGCCTTCTTTCGCTACATGCGCCAGCAGTGCATCAAGCAGGAGCTCATCTGCAAGTGGATCGAACCCGAGCAGCTGAGCGAGCCCAAGAAGTGCTGCAACAAGACCTTCAGCACCATGCACGAGCTGGTCACGCACGTGTCCGTGGAGCACGTCGGCGGGCCCGAGCAGACCAACCACGTCTGCTTCTGGGAGGAGTGCCCCCGCGACAGCAAGCCCTTCAAGGCCAAGTACAAGCTGGTCAACCACATCCGCGTgcacacgggcgagaagcccTTCCCGTGCCCCTTCCCCGGCTGCGGGAAGGTCTTCGCCCGCTCCGAGAACCTCAAGATCCACAAGCGCACGCACACAG GAGAGAAACCCTTCCAGTGCGAGTTCGAAGGCTGCGACAGGAGATTCGCCAACAGCAGCGACCGAAAGAAGCACATGCACGTCCACACCTCGGACAAGCCCTACCTGTGCAAGATGTGCGACAAGTCCTACACGCACCCCAGCTCCCTACGAAAACACATGAag GTGCACGAGTCGTCCCCGTCCACGTCCGACTCGTCGCCGGCGGCCAGCTCTGGCTACGAGTCGTCCACCCCCCCGGGCCTGGTGTCGCCCGCCACCGAGAGCCAAAGCAACACCACGCTGTCGCCCGCCTCGGCCGTGCACGGCGGCGCCGGCCACGGCGGCCTCTCGTCCAATTTCAGTGAATGGTACGTGTAG